From the Sebastes fasciatus isolate fSebFas1 chromosome 9, fSebFas1.pri, whole genome shotgun sequence genome, the window ACTTTATAAAACGTCTGTTTGTGATTGAGCTGTTAAAGTGGTTCCATTGCTGGTTAATAGTATGATGTCAAATAGACACAAAGTGGTGTTTGTAAGTGTTTCTGCTGGACTCTGCTGTCACTAACGTAGCTCACTGTGATTGGTAGAGACTGAGTAGCAGGTGTCTTCCTTGTgttggctgtttgtgtgtgagacaaCTCGTGCTCATAGGTGTCGTGTCGTTTCTGCAACACTGCTTCTTCTTTATTGTCTTATTTGAAAACTGCACTGCTAAAGTCGCATTATTGTCGTCTTGGTAACAATATAACTTTGTTAAAGTATAGAAACATGATCATGTTCGACCTCTCTGGCTCTCTTGCAGGACACTGTCAGACTATTTCCCCCCTAGGAACAAAGGTGGGTCAAAGTGTCGCATCTCGCACCCTCACGTGATTTGCTGTCCCGGGAAATAGCAGTGTATTTAGCTAAATGTACACCGTGATGCTTGCCTTAACGCAGGTGCTTGTCATGGTGCATTTACTGTAACATAGCTAACAGTTGTTTTTACTGGGTACACCTATGAACAGGGCATTTATGGATATGATGTGATATGTTGTCATGgtatttgttatttgttttgtttattcatttagcacaatttaagactatacaacataacaaacaaaagaaatgaataatatacagtgcaggaagaggcaaaaaacccactgggctgatctgaagcctccacctagagacaagattaatataaagaaataatatgactacataatagtgataacaaacaattaggacaagatatatatataacaacaatacagtaaatatataaaaaaagacaagtgtgtgttgcgtggaagtgtatggttagtgtttgtgaggaggatattgtttaaatatctataaagagtTCTGGGTAAtcataaccaaacaacattgtgagtgggaaaaaataaaaaacataaaaacagatacatggacaacatggggaaaagcaattacaaaacagcaatttaaatgaccctttaagtgacttttgaaacatttgacagatgaacagttttttgatagatgtgaaaagctactccataatttgcttcccctaaatcttatcgaaaattgacctctactagtgaagaatttaggaggatgaagatctagagattgACGGGTTGAGTTAGAATGAacctgagaatttgttttaaaataggtcTTGAACTGTAACATAGCTAACATAATTGTTTTTACTGGGTACACCTATGAACAGGGCATTTATGGATATGATGTGATATGCTGTCATGGTATTTGTTATAATCATGTAATTGTCATTTGTAATGCTGTCTGGCCTAATGCATTAGCTGCTTTAAGACACTCATTTCAGTCTTTGTTGCTAATCGTGTACTAACCTGTAGACTCCAGCAGAGCTTTGGTGGCGGTGAGGCTTGGTTGAACTGCTTTGAACTTGTCAGCTAGGAAGTAATAGCATCCGTATCTTCTGGCCCCTTTCTCCCTACAGTTATGATAGAAAACGTTAGTTGTGTGAGAGAAAATACCATATCCCTTTGTGTAGAATTTGTGTACTCAGATAAATCTGAATACCCTGGGAAAGCACAGACTGTACTAGTTTAGATACATTACTTATCATCCTCGCCTCGCCAAAACTAGCTAATCACAAGTAACTGTGGGCTACAAGGGGGGGAAGGCTAAACcaagattataaagaatgatGTAGTGAGGGAGCTCTTGGTCTTTTGTACACTGACTTGTTTGCTGTATGAACCCAAATGCATTTGCTTAATAAATAGTATTTGCTTCTTAACTGAATGACCAGCGACTGTTTATTAGATAATTTCTCCAACAGTTGGTAAAATCATGTTGTTTTGTCCCATTTATTGAAAGAAATTGTTACACTTGCAACATCTTAATTTGATGACGATTGAACAACAACTTTGTCAATTGAATGCCACTTTGATTTGTAAAAGGAAAATACAAATAACATTTGGTGGAGGCAAATCTATTTGGGTGTGCCACCACTGTGAAATCTAGACATTGGCAAACAGTGAATGCAGCATGTGTAAGACAGGTTCTTGTCTTCCTCTTGGAGCAGATTCAaaacagatataaaataatGCCTGAGCATGTTTTAGTAGTGACAGCATAAAGCCTAAAGAAGTGATAGAACTGTTTCTGCTTCAATAATGTAACAAGAAGAACCTTAATTTGGATACAGAGTGCTCCAAGACATGTAGTGTCACATATCTATGATAAGTTAAACTCACAGAAATATATGCCTACATCAGGAATGGAAGCTTGGGATAAGGACATAGCAGAATTGGGACAAGACTTAGACTGGGATGCAATTTGGGTTAATGTTACCAGTGcttcaaaaaaacaaatcatcagTATATACTTTTGAAATTTTGTCATAAATCATATCTAACACCGAGAATAAGAATCAAATGGGCCTGGTACCCGACCCATATTGTGCATTTTGCTATCAAGGAACTGTTGGCTCTTTTCTACatgttgtatgggaatgtatgGGGGAAGGTTACTGGTACCCTTGCGGAACTAACGGGGGTACAACTACCAATGGACCCTGCTGCACATCTTCTAAATGATGATTCCCGCCTTTCCCTTATGGACAATACGTGCAAAGTCTGGCAGGCAGGCCTGACTGCAGCTAAGAAGATTGTGGTCCAGCGTTGGAAATCTCCTCATAATATTTCAAGTATTCACTGGCTTTGGGAGGTTTTTGGATATTTCTTACCTGGAACTATCATCAGCAAGAGTCAATAATGCACGACCAAACACAATTTTAATGTGGACAAACTTAATATATAACTTAAGAGATCTTCTGTCTAAATAAGGATGCTCTGTCTTTGTGGATATCACAATCCTGTTGGTTGGTGGAGGGGAGAGGGGTATAGGGATGGAGGTTGAGGGTTAACTGGttgatttgttcaaaatgtatgttTGGCAACctgttgttttgtctataatttGTTGGTGTTACAATAATGGGTGCAATAAAATATAGGtgataaaaacatgtcacaCGACTGATGGAGAAGCCAGAGCTATAGTGTCATGGGCCCTGGCTGACAACATGTCAACCAGGTCACACTTGGCACCAAATACTTTAGGAGATGTAAGACCATAATGCACAAATGTTTCTTCTGTGTTATAGTGAAGGACCTCATGTTCCAGCAGCGCTTCCGACCTCATTTCACACCGGAGTCTCCAATGAAACCCTCTCAGCTCCCTAACCAGCTTTCTCACTCACCTCCCAGGAGAATGGTTCCACTTCAAAGCCCTGAACTGTGCCACAGGGACAGACTGGGTGCCCCATGGCACCCTCCTTATCCTCCGGGACCCATCCATTCATCAGGGTTTGTTTCAAGCTGCCCAACTAACATTGGTTCACCAGTGAATAGGTTCCATCCCATGCCAAGAGGCAGACTGGGTCCTCCTCAGTACCAACACCATCAACCTCCAGGGTCTTTCAGCTGTACTACAGCTAGCATGCCACAGCCCCCGCCTCCCGGTGTCTTTCACCCTGCATCCCCTCAATTCATGAAGGATTTAAGCAACCACTCCCCGTCTTCCCACACCAGGAGAGATCCAGGCACTGAATCCAGGGTCACTTTGTCTTACTCAGGAAGTCAAAATGTAACGGCACGAAGACAAGATTCAAACAAGGTATTTTTTCATTACTAAAACCAAGATTTGTTTATGACCTGTCCTACAGTATAGCAGTCATTTGATGCTGAATCATTGTGGCTTAACTTTTACTCTATTAGGATCAGTCCAGCGATGTCAGGAGTTGCGCACACACTATCCAGCTCTGCAGGCCCCCTATGATCCCATCATTCTATACCAGAGCAGTTCAAGAGGTTTGCACACTGCCCCTCTCGGAGGATTGGAGTCCTGAGAACAGCCAGCGGCCCTCGTGGGGCTACCAGCCTTCTCTGAACACCCAGTCTTCTGACAGGAGTAGTGGTTCCAGTGTACACATCATGTACAACCCTGTAGCCCCCTGCCAGGTAAAATTTGTCATACGTTTTATGACACCTCAAATTTATGGTTTTGGTAATCGATTTTGTGCTGTTCATTACTCTGCAAGCCCAGTCTCAAACCAGGCTTGTGCGGCTGGCTGATAATGTTCACTTGGGGACTGCATGGTTTGCTGTTCTCAGCCTTTGTAATAGGATTTTTAAAACACAGATTCAGCTGATCTTAGATAAGTTCAAGAACATTTGCCAGGTATTTAGTAAATCAGTGTACTGATATTGATTGAACTGATTGTCTCTTGTAAACATGCCAGTATGAAAATTGAACAGCtagttattttaaattatttaacacATGACCCAGGTGTAGCTCAGTCTTTGATAGTATGGGATGCATAGTGATGCTGTAATTGCTGTTTTTTCACTAAAAGAATCCTGCTTCTTAAAGagttacttttttctttttttaggacCAACAACATAAAAGAACACCTTCAAGTGAAAACTCAATTCCAGGTAATATTGTCAAAGTAAATCTGCCCATTTTCCACTTTTCCACTTCTTACTCATAAAGCTGTGATCTTTAACCTTGTTGGCACTGCAGTGACAACATGCAGCAGGTGTTGAGTTTGTAAAGATGTTTCCATCTCGTATTTTGACTACACTGAAATTGTCTTTGCCCTGTATGAAATGTGAATTCACTTTACTTGAGTTTGAAGATAGATGGCACTGGGAATGTCAACTGGTTTGGCATTATCTTAAAAATTGGATTGACATTTCTCAGCAGCAGAGTATAATGATGATGTCCAGCAACTGTGACACTTTTAATGTTTAACTACAGTCCACCATAATGGATTAAAAAACATTAgaattttattaaaaattacATAAACTTCCCATCTCTCCTTAtcatttatacagtacatatattttCTTTACTACAGTGTTCACAGGAATACTACTATGTTTTAGTACTTGCTAAATACCTGGAAACATAAATGTGAGCTTTGCATGCCATATATTGCTCTTGGTAACTGATTGCAGTATATTGTTAATTATCTGaaatttttagggctgtcaattgattaaaatatttcattgtgGTTaaccgcatgattgtccatagttaatcacgattaatcgcaaatcgatcacacattttttatcctttcaaaatgtaccgtaaagcaAGATTTATCATGTATTTAGTGCTCTTTATggacatgggagtggacaaatatgattgctttaggcaaatatatgtatatatttattactggaaattaattatcaacacaaaacaatgacaaatattgtccagaaaccctcacaggtactgcatttagcataaaaaatatgctcaaatcataacatggcaaactgcaacccaacaggcaacaacagctgtcagtgtgctgacttgactatgacttgcccaaaactgcatgtgattatcataaagtgggcatgtctgtaaaggggagactcgtgggtacccatagaacccattttcattcacatatcttgaggtcagaggtcaagggacccctttggaagtggccatgccagtttttcctcgccaaaattttgacGTTGTACTGGGACACTGTGAAAACAACTCCTTATCTgtgtaaaacaactccttatctgtgtaaaacaactccttttcccACACTCTCCGTTGTAGATTTCTAAataatcacattgtaataatctcctgcagtgcactcttctgcagactctgtgtgactctgtataaccagtgcctcttcttgcaagaataaaatacaacaaagttTGAGATCTTTATTTCAagttcattaggactcatcttgGGAAATTgacagaatttccattacagtgcccatgctgtcctaatgttatggctgatcggtgtatatcttttatgtctttttctgtctccagtAGTGGACTTGAATTGCTCATCTCAGAAGAGGCACAGGGAGTTTGAGGACTGTGACGACAGTCCCAAGAAACTGTGTCTTCCGGGTATAAACTCAGGCAAAGCACAGACACCAAAACCCGCTGTTGGCAACTCACCCAGCATTTCACTGCTGTCTCAGCCGTCGGTGAGTCATTCCTCAGTCTTGGAACCGTCACCCAAAACTACAGATAGCCATCTGGGCACAGAACCAGCATGCGGCCAATCAACACACTTGGAACTGTCATCCACATTTAAACCCACTCAGTCATCCTGCGCATCACTGTCACCCAAACCTTGTATAAAGAAACGACCATCAATGGGAGCAAAGCAAGCCTATATACATTCCACCCAGAATCACCCTTTGAAGTTATTAGTGTTAACATCGCCTTCACAAAATCCAGGTGAAGAAAGTTTGAAGAAAAGAAGCGAGGAAAGTGATAAAAGGGATAAATCAAGCACTTTGTTATCCTCTGAGGTTCCCCTGAAGGACACTGGTAGCTCACCTCATGTTCAGTTAGGCAGCCACCACTCTGGTCATACTCACCGGAGTACCTCAGTCTTACCAGTCAAGACGCTGAGCAGATGTGATCATGTGGAGGAGAGCAGAAAGTCGGACAGTAGTACTGCCAAACCAGCCTCTAAAACAAGTTCTGGTTCTCCGAGTTGTCGCACAGGAGATCGGAACAAAACTCACCGCCCACGAAAACCTGTTGCCGTCCCGAATGATATAGATGAACTTTTCACCCCTGATCCCTTGACCTATGTAGTCAGCCATAAACCGGTGAAGCCCAAGATGAATGGGATCAAATCCCCCACCTCAGAGAAAATGTGTTCATCCAGCACTGGTACCAGCTCCAGTACTCCAGTTACTGGATCCTCATGTTGCAAAACTGGTTCTCCTGATGCAGTGGACACCAAAGTCTCTTCCTTGTCATCAGCACATCACCCACAAATGTCCTTGCCAACTATAACTTTACAGCGGGTAAAACTTGAAAACTTAAAATCCACTTTCTCAAAAGACAGTGAACTCAAAAACAGCCCTGTCCCTTCTTCAGGCAGGCAGCTTAAGGATGAGAGTGTTGTTAAATCTGATGAGAAACACACATCTGTCCTCCCCAACAATGTGAGACCCTGCGCTTTAGAGACTGGAACCACATCTTCTACATCTCATTGTCCTCAGTCTCCACTGCTGGAGAGGAAAGCAAGTGAGGGGCATAGAAAGCCAGTGACTGAAGAGGATCCTATAGATGTGGAGCTGGACCTGGGCCTGAGCTTTGCGTTAGATTTGGATCTAACCCAGAGCTCCCAAAGCAGTGAGGAGGAGCACCTGCTTTCCTTGCAGGAGATGATGGAGCGTGTTACAATGCCAGATACACCGGAGAAGGGAGCCTTCTCGGAGCCCAGTACACCTGGACATCACAGCTGCCAGCCAAAATCTGTAAGCTCCACATGGCTTGTCTTTATTGTACATAAAGTTATGATTGTATGATCATCAACATGCCGAGCTAAAGGACCAGTAAAACCAGTAAGTTGTTGTTTCCCACAACAGCCATTGCCATCCACCACAAAGCCGGGCAGCTACAAAAACAACCTCGACCAGATGCTGGAGGAAATAAACACCAATAAAAGGTATATTAGGCAGGAGATGTCTCTCCCAATACCTTttaatttgagctacagtaacAGCACATGAGAGGAGTTAACTTTCTCcacgttctctttatccatcagAGTTAAAGAGATTGAGACACAGCTTCTAACTGCAtgtaaagaggacctattgagAATAGCTGAATATGAGGAGGCTGAGGAGAACCGGGAGGAGGGCGTCTCCACCGAACAACAGTAAAGCATGCAGAAGCACACGGACACATCATACCTCGTCACTGGGACACAGTCCTTGCACAGTAGTTAACTCTAATCTGCATTTTTGTCTAATTTGTTTTTTCTAGGCAATTCCTGCAACGCTACTCTTTGATGTCCAGTGCAATCAGGGAAGTGCCTCCAGGAGAAGCAGTGTTCAACCTGGAGAAATTTGGCCGAATCTTTGACCAGGACACGCTGCAGCTCAGACGATGCATGGTCAACCCACAGGGGACAGCACAGAAAACGCTTCT encodes:
- the slf2 gene encoding SMC5-SMC6 complex localization factor protein 2 isoform X4 — protein: MRSATENQRNTNTRTLSDYFPPRNKVKDLMFQQRFRPHFTPESPMKPSQLPNQLSHSPPRRMVPLQSPELCHRDRLGAPWHPPYPPGPIHSSGFVSSCPTNIGSPVNRFHPMPRGRLGPPQYQHHQPPGSFSCTTASMPQPPPPGVFHPASPQFMKDLSNHSPSSHTRRDPGTESRVTLSYSGSQNVTARRQDSNKDQSSDVRSCAHTIQLCRPPMIPSFYTRAVQEVCTLPLSEDWSPENSQRPSWGYQPSLNTQSSDRSSGSSVHIMYNPVAPCQDQQHKRTPSSENSIPVVDLNCSSQKRHREFEDCDDSPKKLCLPGINSGKAQTPKPAVGNSPSISLLSQPSVSHSSVLEPSPKTTDSHLGTEPACGQSTHLELSSTFKPTQSSCASLSPKPCIKKRPSMGAKQAYIHSTQNHPLKLLVLTSPSQNPGEESLKKRSEESDKRDKSSTLLSSEVPLKDTGSSPHVQLGSHHSGHTHRSTSVLPVKTLSRCDHVEESRKSDSSTAKPASKTSSGSPSCRTGDRNKTHRPRKPVAVPNDIDELFTPDPLTYVVSHKPVKPKMNGIKSPTSEKMCSSSTGTSSSTPVTGSSCCKTGSPDAVDTKVSSLSSAHHPQMSLPTITLQRVKLENLKSTFSKDSELKNSPVPSSGRQLKDESVVKSDEKHTSVLPNNVRPCALETGTTSSTSHCPQSPLLERKASEGHRKPVTEEDPIDVELDLGLSFALDLDLTQSSQSSEEEHLLSLQEMMERVTMPDTPEKGAFSEPSTPGHHSCQPKSPLPSTTKPGSYKNNLDQMLEEINTNKRVKEIETQLLTACKEDLLRIAEYEEAEENREEGVSTEQQQFLQRYSLMSSAIREVPPGEAVFNLEKFGRIFDQDTLQLRRCMVNPQGTAQKTLLWSSPAQLRLHLNIGLFQEAYDCLSPCPPQVTRFLFKMMSVHSERMVSEKLLQALCDIACTTAYQIVKNGSQEFKVWVPSLADVALVLMNMGVAFVNLFPFENLQPPFTEGDLLEDIYIKSESPSSNKEQSSFPEHNCNNILKYLSYCMGLCPRAYSDDELLLLLTVVGRVGLDTRLILQSGVELYPLQYTLINNIRDWDTMLPRICRALTDLTDDHHNMCLLVQLLPDNTRGKQLRRHLSLSMISKLLDGNCTYRPKGNEFQLSELRPYLPRMQPSTILRCMLTSSSRKDKEENDFDQQSYYLCYSLLTLANEASNFQFFPAHQKTQLLFLSYDLETHVKCDIRESEKCLYRSKVKDLVARIYTKWQMLLQRTRPLHGKLYDYWQPSAMDTLTSSQEEQEMDNSEDGEGPVTEEDEESETDDVLMMAEDEEKEEGDNTMEDTNKTGDDSKPEQMEGDSAMDDPQETEESPETVDGELNQKMAPQIHEQIEAENIEHTEVETENLVETRETSHHS
- the slf2 gene encoding SMC5-SMC6 complex localization factor protein 2 isoform X1, producing the protein MRSATENQRNTNTRTLSDYFPPRNKVKDLMFQQRFRPHFTPESPMKPSQLPNQLSHSPPRRMVPLQSPELCHRDRLGAPWHPPYPPGPIHSSGFVSSCPTNIGSPVNRFHPMPRGRLGPPQYQHHQPPGSFSCTTASMPQPPPPGVFHPASPQFMKDLSNHSPSSHTRRDPGTESRVTLSYSGSQNVTARRQDSNKDQSSDVRSCAHTIQLCRPPMIPSFYTRAVQEVCTLPLSEDWSPENSQRPSWGYQPSLNTQSSDRSSGSSVHIMYNPVAPCQDQQHKRTPSSENSIPVVDLNCSSQKRHREFEDCDDSPKKLCLPGINSGKAQTPKPAVGNSPSISLLSQPSVSHSSVLEPSPKTTDSHLGTEPACGQSTHLELSSTFKPTQSSCASLSPKPCIKKRPSMGAKQAYIHSTQNHPLKLLVLTSPSQNPGEESLKKRSEESDKRDKSSTLLSSEVPLKDTGSSPHVQLGSHHSGHTHRSTSVLPVKTLSRCDHVEESRKSDSSTAKPASKTSSGSPSCRTGDRNKTHRPRKPVAVPNDIDELFTPDPLTYVVSHKPVKPKMNGIKSPTSEKMCSSSTGTSSSTPVTGSSCCKTGSPDAVDTKVSSLSSAHHPQMSLPTITLQRVKLENLKSTFSKDSELKNSPVPSSGRQLKDESVVKSDEKHTSVLPNNVRPCALETGTTSSTSHCPQSPLLERKASEGHRKPVTEEDPIDVELDLGLSFALDLDLTQSSQSSEEEHLLSLQEMMERVTMPDTPEKGAFSEPSTPGHHSCQPKSQPLPSTTKPGSYKNNLDQMLEEINTNKRVKEIETQLLTACKEDLLRIAEYEEAEENREEGVSTEQQQFLQRYSLMSSAIREVPPGEAVFNLEKFGRIFDQDTLQLRRCMVNPQGTAQKTLLWPPSRQTTFLASQLERSSPAQLRLHLNIGLFQEAYDCLSPCPPQVTRFLFKMMSVHSERMVSEKLLQALCDIACTTAYQIVKNGSQEFKVWVPSLADVALVLMNMGVAFVNLFPFENLQPPFTEGDLLEDIYIKSESPSSNKEQSSFPEHNCNNILKYLSYCMGLCPRAYSDDELLLLLTVVGRVGLDTRLILQSGVELYPLQYTLINNIRDWDTMLPRICRALTDLTDDHHNMCLLVQLLPDNTRGKQLRRHLSLSMISKLLDGNCTYRPKGNEFQLSELRPYLPRMQPSTILRCMLTSSSRKDKEENDFDQQSYYLCYSLLTLANEASNFQFFPAHQKTQLLFLSYDLETHVKCDIRESEKCLYRSKVKDLVARIYTKWQMLLQRTRPLHGKLYDYWQPSAMDTLTSSQEEQEMDNSEDGEGPVTEEDEESETDDVLMMAEDEEKEEGDNTMEDTNKTGDDSKPEQMEGDSAMDDPQETEESPETVDGELNQKMAPQIHEQIEAENIEHTEVETENLVETRETSHHS
- the slf2 gene encoding SMC5-SMC6 complex localization factor protein 2 isoform X3 translates to MRSATENQRNTNTRTLSDYFPPRNKVKDLMFQQRFRPHFTPESPMKPSQLPNQLSHSPPRRMVPLQSPELCHRDRLGAPWHPPYPPGPIHSSGFVSSCPTNIGSPVNRFHPMPRGRLGPPQYQHHQPPGSFSCTTASMPQPPPPGVFHPASPQFMKDLSNHSPSSHTRRDPGTESRVTLSYSGSQNVTARRQDSNKDQSSDVRSCAHTIQLCRPPMIPSFYTRAVQEVCTLPLSEDWSPENSQRPSWGYQPSLNTQSSDRSSGSSVHIMYNPVAPCQDQQHKRTPSSENSIPVVDLNCSSQKRHREFEDCDDSPKKLCLPGINSGKAQTPKPAVGNSPSISLLSQPSVSHSSVLEPSPKTTDSHLGTEPACGQSTHLELSSTFKPTQSSCASLSPKPCIKKRPSMGAKQAYIHSTQNHPLKLLVLTSPSQNPGEESLKKRSEESDKRDKSSTLLSSEVPLKDTGSSPHVQLGSHHSGHTHRSTSVLPVKTLSRCDHVEESRKSDSSTAKPASKTSSGSPSCRTGDRNKTHRPRKPVAVPNDIDELFTPDPLTYVVSHKPVKPKMNGIKSPTSEKMCSSSTGTSSSTPVTGSSCCKTGSPDAVDTKVSSLSSAHHPQMSLPTITLQRVKLENLKSTFSKDSELKNSPVPSSGRQLKDESVVKSDEKHTSVLPNNVRPCALETGTTSSTSHCPQSPLLERKASEGHRKPVTEEDPIDVELDLGLSFALDLDLTQSSQSSEEEHLLSLQEMMERVTMPDTPEKGAFSEPSTPGHHSCQPKSQPLPSTTKPGSYKNNLDQMLEEINTNKRVKEIETQLLTACKEDLLRIAEYEEAEENREEGVSTEQQQFLQRYSLMSSAIREVPPGEAVFNLEKFGRIFDQDTLQLRRCMVNPQGTAQKTLLWSSPAQLRLHLNIGLFQEAYDCLSPCPPQVTRFLFKMMSVHSERMVSEKLLQALCDIACTTAYQIVKNGSQEFKVWVPSLADVALVLMNMGVAFVNLFPFENLQPPFTEGDLLEDIYIKSESPSSNKEQSSFPEHNCNNILKYLSYCMGLCPRAYSDDELLLLLTVVGRVGLDTRLILQSGVELYPLQYTLINNIRDWDTMLPRICRALTDLTDDHHNMCLLVQLLPDNTRGKQLRRHLSLSMISKLLDGNCTYRPKGNEFQLSELRPYLPRMQPSTILRCMLTSSSRKDKEENDFDQQSYYLCYSLLTLANEASNFQFFPAHQKTQLLFLSYDLETHVKCDIRESEKCLYRSKVKDLVARIYTKWQMLLQRTRPLHGKLYDYWQPSAMDTLTSSQEEQEMDNSEDGEGPVTEEDEESETDDVLMMAEDEEKEEGDNTMEDTNKTGDDSKPEQMEGDSAMDDPQETEESPETVDGELNQKMAPQIHEQIEAENIEHTEVETENLVETRETSHHS
- the slf2 gene encoding SMC5-SMC6 complex localization factor protein 2 isoform X2; the protein is MRSATENQRNTNTRTLSDYFPPRNKVKDLMFQQRFRPHFTPESPMKPSQLPNQLSHSPPRRMVPLQSPELCHRDRLGAPWHPPYPPGPIHSSGFVSSCPTNIGSPVNRFHPMPRGRLGPPQYQHHQPPGSFSCTTASMPQPPPPGVFHPASPQFMKDLSNHSPSSHTRRDPGTESRVTLSYSGSQNVTARRQDSNKDQSSDVRSCAHTIQLCRPPMIPSFYTRAVQEVCTLPLSEDWSPENSQRPSWGYQPSLNTQSSDRSSGSSVHIMYNPVAPCQDQQHKRTPSSENSIPVVDLNCSSQKRHREFEDCDDSPKKLCLPGINSGKAQTPKPAVGNSPSISLLSQPSVSHSSVLEPSPKTTDSHLGTEPACGQSTHLELSSTFKPTQSSCASLSPKPCIKKRPSMGAKQAYIHSTQNHPLKLLVLTSPSQNPGEESLKKRSEESDKRDKSSTLLSSEVPLKDTGSSPHVQLGSHHSGHTHRSTSVLPVKTLSRCDHVEESRKSDSSTAKPASKTSSGSPSCRTGDRNKTHRPRKPVAVPNDIDELFTPDPLTYVVSHKPVKPKMNGIKSPTSEKMCSSSTGTSSSTPVTGSSCCKTGSPDAVDTKVSSLSSAHHPQMSLPTITLQRVKLENLKSTFSKDSELKNSPVPSSGRQLKDESVVKSDEKHTSVLPNNVRPCALETGTTSSTSHCPQSPLLERKASEGHRKPVTEEDPIDVELDLGLSFALDLDLTQSSQSSEEEHLLSLQEMMERVTMPDTPEKGAFSEPSTPGHHSCQPKSPLPSTTKPGSYKNNLDQMLEEINTNKRVKEIETQLLTACKEDLLRIAEYEEAEENREEGVSTEQQQFLQRYSLMSSAIREVPPGEAVFNLEKFGRIFDQDTLQLRRCMVNPQGTAQKTLLWPPSRQTTFLASQLERSSPAQLRLHLNIGLFQEAYDCLSPCPPQVTRFLFKMMSVHSERMVSEKLLQALCDIACTTAYQIVKNGSQEFKVWVPSLADVALVLMNMGVAFVNLFPFENLQPPFTEGDLLEDIYIKSESPSSNKEQSSFPEHNCNNILKYLSYCMGLCPRAYSDDELLLLLTVVGRVGLDTRLILQSGVELYPLQYTLINNIRDWDTMLPRICRALTDLTDDHHNMCLLVQLLPDNTRGKQLRRHLSLSMISKLLDGNCTYRPKGNEFQLSELRPYLPRMQPSTILRCMLTSSSRKDKEENDFDQQSYYLCYSLLTLANEASNFQFFPAHQKTQLLFLSYDLETHVKCDIRESEKCLYRSKVKDLVARIYTKWQMLLQRTRPLHGKLYDYWQPSAMDTLTSSQEEQEMDNSEDGEGPVTEEDEESETDDVLMMAEDEEKEEGDNTMEDTNKTGDDSKPEQMEGDSAMDDPQETEESPETVDGELNQKMAPQIHEQIEAENIEHTEVETENLVETRETSHHS
- the slf2 gene encoding SMC5-SMC6 complex localization factor protein 2 isoform X5: MFQQRFRPHFTPESPMKPSQLPNQLSHSPPRRMVPLQSPELCHRDRLGAPWHPPYPPGPIHSSGFVSSCPTNIGSPVNRFHPMPRGRLGPPQYQHHQPPGSFSCTTASMPQPPPPGVFHPASPQFMKDLSNHSPSSHTRRDPGTESRVTLSYSGSQNVTARRQDSNKDQSSDVRSCAHTIQLCRPPMIPSFYTRAVQEVCTLPLSEDWSPENSQRPSWGYQPSLNTQSSDRSSGSSVHIMYNPVAPCQDQQHKRTPSSENSIPVVDLNCSSQKRHREFEDCDDSPKKLCLPGINSGKAQTPKPAVGNSPSISLLSQPSVSHSSVLEPSPKTTDSHLGTEPACGQSTHLELSSTFKPTQSSCASLSPKPCIKKRPSMGAKQAYIHSTQNHPLKLLVLTSPSQNPGEESLKKRSEESDKRDKSSTLLSSEVPLKDTGSSPHVQLGSHHSGHTHRSTSVLPVKTLSRCDHVEESRKSDSSTAKPASKTSSGSPSCRTGDRNKTHRPRKPVAVPNDIDELFTPDPLTYVVSHKPVKPKMNGIKSPTSEKMCSSSTGTSSSTPVTGSSCCKTGSPDAVDTKVSSLSSAHHPQMSLPTITLQRVKLENLKSTFSKDSELKNSPVPSSGRQLKDESVVKSDEKHTSVLPNNVRPCALETGTTSSTSHCPQSPLLERKASEGHRKPVTEEDPIDVELDLGLSFALDLDLTQSSQSSEEEHLLSLQEMMERVTMPDTPEKGAFSEPSTPGHHSCQPKSQPLPSTTKPGSYKNNLDQMLEEINTNKRVKEIETQLLTACKEDLLRIAEYEEAEENREEGVSTEQQQFLQRYSLMSSAIREVPPGEAVFNLEKFGRIFDQDTLQLRRCMVNPQGTAQKTLLWPPSRQTTFLASQLERSSPAQLRLHLNIGLFQEAYDCLSPCPPQVTRFLFKMMSVHSERMVSEKLLQALCDIACTTAYQIVKNGSQEFKVWVPSLADVALVLMNMGVAFVNLFPFENLQPPFTEGDLLEDIYIKSESPSSNKEQSSFPEHNCNNILKYLSYCMGLCPRAYSDDELLLLLTVVGRVGLDTRLILQSGVELYPLQYTLINNIRDWDTMLPRICRALTDLTDDHHNMCLLVQLLPDNTRGKQLRRHLSLSMISKLLDGNCTYRPKGNEFQLSELRPYLPRMQPSTILRCMLTSSSRKDKEENDFDQQSYYLCYSLLTLANEASNFQFFPAHQKTQLLFLSYDLETHVKCDIRESEKCLYRSKVKDLVARIYTKWQMLLQRTRPLHGKLYDYWQPSAMDTLTSSQEEQEMDNSEDGEGPVTEEDEESETDDVLMMAEDEEKEEGDNTMEDTNKTGDDSKPEQMEGDSAMDDPQETEESPETVDGELNQKMAPQIHEQIEAENIEHTEVETENLVETRETSHHS